One window from the genome of Flavobacterium agricola encodes:
- a CDS encoding glycosyltransferase family 9 protein produces MSFKAKVNHFRRTVMHGLTRGIGTNSINKLKNTNTELVIKNVLISRPNQRLGNTLLITPLIQEIVKTFPEAKIDLFVKGKVAPIVFQNYPQVDQIIELPKKPFKQLADYIGVWFKLRQKKYDLVINVEKSSSSGRLSTTFANATYKLYGDEFLKNEVDEDQIHYGKYPVYQFRKFVELFTKTEVTAPYPILNIQLTEEEITKGKETLASFFPDSNKKTIAFFTYATGEKCYPVTWWQSFYNLFYPKYAENYNLIEILPVENISMLEHKLPEFYSKDVREIAAVMYNCELLVAADSGMMHLSVAAPTKTIGLFKLTLPVKYCPYGKGNSYLMVTDDNQAGVLERMEETLHK; encoded by the coding sequence ATGAGCTTTAAAGCCAAGGTAAATCACTTTAGAAGAACAGTAATGCACGGTTTAACCCGTGGCATAGGAACTAATTCTATAAACAAACTTAAAAACACTAATACAGAATTAGTTATAAAAAATGTTTTAATAAGTAGACCCAACCAACGGTTAGGAAACACCTTGCTTATTACGCCATTAATTCAGGAAATTGTTAAAACTTTTCCAGAAGCTAAGATTGATTTATTCGTAAAAGGAAAAGTTGCACCTATTGTTTTTCAGAATTACCCGCAAGTAGATCAAATTATTGAACTACCTAAAAAACCCTTTAAACAGTTGGCCGATTATATTGGTGTTTGGTTTAAGCTACGTCAGAAAAAATACGATTTGGTTATTAATGTTGAAAAATCGTCTTCATCAGGGCGTTTATCAACCACGTTTGCCAATGCAACGTACAAATTATACGGAGATGAATTTTTAAAGAATGAAGTTGATGAAGATCAGATTCATTATGGTAAATATCCGGTTTATCAGTTTAGAAAATTTGTTGAGCTTTTTACAAAAACCGAAGTTACTGCTCCGTATCCTATTTTAAATATTCAATTAACTGAAGAAGAAATTACGAAAGGAAAAGAAACATTAGCAAGCTTTTTCCCCGATTCTAACAAAAAAACAATAGCTTTTTTTACCTACGCAACCGGCGAAAAATGTTACCCAGTAACGTGGTGGCAATCATTTTACAATTTATTCTACCCAAAATATGCCGAAAATTACAATTTGATTGAAATATTACCGGTAGAAAACATTTCGATGCTAGAACATAAATTACCTGAATTCTATAGCAAAGATGTTCGTGAAATTGCTGCAGTAATGTACAACTGCGAACTTTTAGTTGCTGCAGATTCTGGAATGATGCACTTAAGCGTTGCTGCTCCTACAAAAACCATTGGTTTATTTAAACTTACTTTACCCGTTAAATACTGCCCTTATGGTAAAGGAAATAGTTATTTAATGGTTACAGATGACAACCAAGCTGGTGTTTTAGAACGCATGGAAGAAACTTTACATAAATAA
- a CDS encoding Maf family nucleotide pyrophosphatase, with amino-acid sequence MPNKNFILASGSPRRQQFFKDFGIPFTICVKEVNEVYPPHLQAHEITTYLAELKASVFTDLNENDVVITSDTLVWHQNKALGKPKDTTEAFAMLQALANNTHQVITSVCFKTLAKTETIYEVTEVTFGALTPEMINYYIKNYNPLDKAGAYGIQEWIGEVGIVKINGSYTNVVGLPVSRVYQFIHENYL; translated from the coding sequence ATGCCCAATAAAAATTTTATTCTAGCTTCTGGATCTCCCAGAAGGCAACAATTTTTCAAAGATTTTGGAATTCCTTTTACCATTTGTGTTAAAGAAGTAAACGAGGTTTATCCTCCCCATTTACAAGCCCACGAAATAACTACGTACTTAGCCGAATTAAAAGCTAGCGTTTTTACCGATTTAAACGAAAATGATGTAGTTATAACCAGCGATACGTTAGTTTGGCATCAAAACAAAGCTTTAGGAAAACCTAAAGATACTACAGAAGCTTTTGCCATGTTACAAGCTTTAGCCAACAATACGCATCAAGTAATTACATCGGTTTGTTTTAAAACCTTAGCAAAAACTGAAACCATTTACGAGGTAACCGAAGTAACTTTTGGGGCTTTAACTCCAGAAATGATCAATTACTACATTAAAAATTACAATCCGCTAGATAAAGCTGGTGCTTATGGCATTCAGGAATGGATTGGTGAGGTAGGAATTGTAAAAATTAATGGTTCGTATACCAATGTTGTTGGATTACCCGTTTCAAGAGTATATCAATTTATTCACGAAAATTATTTATAA
- a CDS encoding sodium:solute symporter family transporter, with protein sequence MMQPLDWVILCTIIATIVLYGWYRSLNNNSLKNYVLDNTNTKWATVGLSVMATQASAITFLSTPGQAFHDGLGFIQFYFGMPLAIIVVCAVFVPLYYKNNVVTAYQYLEKRFDAKTSSLAAFLFLIQRGLGTGLTIYAPAIVLATLLGWQVTYLNILIGLLITSYTLTGGSKALNKTQPVQMFFIISGMALVVLYIIFTLPNDLTFSNILSIASANNKLQIIDTSFNLETRYTIWSGLTGGFFLSLAYFGTDQSQVGRYMSGKSIKEITKGLLMNGVLKVPMQFLYYLLALWYLYFISLINRLFILTQTTRKWYYSQNIKLTIWLCKKN encoded by the coding sequence ATGATGCAACCTTTAGATTGGGTTATTTTATGCACCATTATTGCAACAATTGTACTTTACGGCTGGTATAGAAGTCTAAACAACAATAGCTTAAAGAATTATGTTTTAGATAACACAAATACCAAATGGGCCACCGTGGGTTTATCTGTCATGGCTACCCAAGCCAGTGCTATTACATTTTTATCAACTCCTGGTCAAGCGTTTCATGACGGTTTAGGTTTTATACAATTTTACTTCGGAATGCCTTTGGCAATTATTGTAGTTTGTGCTGTTTTTGTGCCATTATATTACAAAAACAATGTTGTTACCGCATACCAGTATTTAGAAAAAAGGTTTGATGCTAAAACAAGTAGTTTAGCTGCCTTTTTATTTTTAATTCAACGTGGTTTAGGTACCGGGCTTACCATATATGCTCCTGCCATTGTTTTAGCAACTTTATTAGGTTGGCAAGTAACATATTTGAATATTTTAATTGGATTATTAATTACTTCATACACCTTAACCGGAGGTTCTAAAGCTTTAAACAAAACCCAACCTGTACAAATGTTTTTTATTATTTCAGGAATGGCATTGGTTGTTTTGTATATCATTTTTACGTTACCTAATGACTTAACTTTTTCAAACATTTTAAGTATTGCCAGCGCTAATAATAAATTACAAATTATTGATACCAGCTTTAATTTAGAAACTCGATATACCATTTGGAGTGGTTTAACTGGTGGGTTTTTCTTATCGCTAGCTTATTTCGGAACCGATCAATCTCAGGTTGGGCGCTATATGTCAGGAAAATCTATTAAGGAGATTACCAAAGGTTTACTTATGAACGGCGTTTTAAAAGTACCTATGCAGTTTTTATATTATTTATTGGCATTATGGTATTTATATTTTATCAGTTTAATCAATCGCCTATTCATTTTAACCCAAACAACACGCAAATGGTATTACAGTCAGAACATAAAGCTGACTATATGGCTTTGCAAGAAGAATTAG
- the fsa gene encoding fructose-6-phosphate aldolase, with protein sequence MKFFIDTANLAQIEEAQALGVLDGVTTNPSLMAKEGITGKNNILKHYLDICNIVDGDVSAEVIATDFEGMIKEGEELADLHDQIVVKIPMTKDGIKACKYFSDKGIKTNVTLVFSAGQALLAAKAGATYVSPFLGRLDDISMDGLNLIEEIRLIYDNYAFETEILAASIRHTMHIVNCAKIGADVMTGPLSSITGLLKHPLTDSGLAQFLADHAKGNE encoded by the coding sequence ATGAAATTTTTTATTGATACAGCAAACTTAGCTCAAATTGAAGAAGCACAAGCTTTAGGTGTTTTAGATGGTGTTACAACTAATCCATCTTTAATGGCTAAAGAAGGAATTACAGGTAAAAACAACATTTTAAAGCACTATTTAGATATTTGTAATATTGTTGATGGTGACGTAAGTGCCGAAGTAATTGCTACTGATTTTGAAGGTATGATTAAAGAAGGTGAGGAGCTTGCCGATTTACATGATCAGATTGTAGTAAAAATTCCGATGACAAAAGACGGAATTAAAGCTTGTAAATATTTTTCAGACAAAGGCATTAAAACCAACGTAACTTTAGTTTTTTCTGCCGGACAAGCTTTATTAGCTGCTAAAGCAGGAGCAACTTATGTTTCACCATTTTTAGGACGTTTAGATGATATTTCTATGGACGGCTTAAACTTAATCGAAGAAATTAGGTTGATTTATGATAATTATGCTTTTGAAACTGAAATTTTAGCAGCTTCAATCCGTCATACCATGCATATTGTTAACTGTGCTAAAATTGGTGCAGATGTTATGACAGGTCCGTTATCATCTATTACCGGATTATTAAAACACCCATTAACAGATTCTGGTTTGGCACAATTTTTAGCCGATCATGCTAAAGGAAATGAATAA
- a CDS encoding Lrp/AsnC family transcriptional regulator yields the protein MSKFRLDEVDHQILDMLIDNTRVPFTDIAKKLLISAGTVHVRVKKMEDAGIIQGSSLTLDYEKLGYSFIAYVGVFLSNTSQTKFVLERVSEIPFVTVAHVTTGKYNIFCKIRAKDTKHAKEVIFMIDDIDGVYRTETMISLEESINDKKRLMHTIFKEL from the coding sequence ATGAGTAAGTTTCGATTAGATGAGGTAGATCATCAAATTCTCGATATGTTAATCGATAATACAAGAGTACCATTTACTGATATTGCAAAAAAATTATTAATTTCTGCTGGTACGGTTCACGTTAGAGTTAAAAAAATGGAAGATGCAGGAATTATTCAAGGTTCTTCTTTAACTTTAGATTACGAAAAACTAGGCTATTCTTTTATTGCTTACGTTGGTGTATTTTTAAGCAACACCTCACAAACTAAATTTGTTTTAGAGCGTGTGAGTGAAATTCCTTTCGTAACGGTTGCGCACGTAACTACAGGTAAGTACAATATTTTTTGCAAAATTAGAGCGAAAGATACTAAGCACGCTAAAGAAGTTATTTTTATGATTGATGATATTGACGGCGTTTATAGAACAGAAACTATGATTTCGTTAGAAGAAAGCATCAACGATAAAAAACGATTAATGCACACAATTTTTAAAGAATTATAA
- a CDS encoding sodium:solute symporter family transporter has translation MVALNTKELKLREQAKKLIQQTDATISTNDKDYVFLNFVLNYLPKGLIGLILAVIISAAMASAASALLALGTTTTFDIYLKNTIKQYSEKQTLLINRIFVLLWGAIAIGFACISSMFENLIQLVNIIGSIFYGTILGIFLVAIVLKKVQSNAIFYGAIFSQLIILYIYYINVVGFLWLNFIGALLTISISSFLQLLKRDSP, from the coding sequence TTGGTTGCTTTAAATACCAAAGAACTTAAATTACGAGAACAAGCAAAAAAACTTATTCAACAAACCGATGCAACCATTAGCACAAACGATAAAGATTACGTTTTTTTAAATTTTGTTTTAAACTATTTACCCAAAGGTTTAATCGGGCTTATTTTGGCCGTAATTATATCGGCAGCAATGGCTTCTGCTGCATCTGCGTTATTAGCTTTAGGAACCACAACCACGTTTGATATCTATTTAAAAAATACCATTAAACAATATTCTGAAAAACAAACGTTATTAATAAATAGAATTTTTGTTTTGCTTTGGGGAGCAATTGCAATTGGTTTTGCCTGTATCAGTTCTATGTTCGAAAATCTGATTCAATTAGTAAATATTATCGGATCTATTTTTTACGGAACTATTCTAGGTATATTTTTGGTAGCCATTGTTTTAAAAAAAGTACAAAGCAATGCAATTTTTTACGGTGCTATTTTTTCACAATTAATAATTTTATATATTTACTACATAAATGTTGTTGGCTTTTTATGGCTTAACTTTATTGGGGCATTGTTAACCATAAGTATAAGTAGCTTTTTACAACTTTTAAAAAGGGACTCACCATAA
- a CDS encoding mechanosensitive ion channel family protein — protein sequence MDFLPFDIKPFLPQIISTTVTILIFACIRFVVINFIKRITQLKDNLNNRSALIIKYINFFLGFILALILTGIWGLDTDQISSFAISTAAFIGIALFAQWSVLSNITGGIVLFFSYPFKIGDVIKVQDKDFPVLARIEDITAFYIILTTNEGQTLTYPNNMMLQKGIEIIKDIETIDSIPPRK from the coding sequence ATGGATTTTTTACCGTTCGATATAAAACCGTTTTTACCGCAAATTATTTCAACCACAGTAACAATTTTAATATTTGCTTGCATTCGTTTTGTGGTTATAAACTTTATAAAGCGCATTACACAATTAAAAGATAATTTAAACAACCGTTCGGCGCTTATTATAAAGTACATCAACTTTTTTTTAGGCTTTATATTAGCTTTAATTTTAACCGGAATATGGGGTTTAGATACCGATCAGATTTCTAGTTTTGCTATTTCAACAGCCGCATTTATTGGTATTGCATTATTTGCACAATGGTCGGTTTTAAGTAATATTACTGGCGGAATTGTTTTATTTTTTTCATATCCGTTTAAAATTGGTGATGTAATTAAGGTTCAAGACAAAGATTTTCCGGTTTTAGCGCGTATTGAAGATATTACTGCTTTTTATATTATTTTAACAACCAATGAGGGGCAAACCCTTACCTACCCGAATAACATGATGTTGCAAAAAGGAATTGAAATTATTAAAGATATTGAAACGATAGATTCTATTCCGCCGAGAAAATAA
- a CDS encoding YifB family Mg chelatase-like AAA ATPase, translating to MLIKVYSSAVFGIDAQLIIIEVFIDKGIGYHLVGLPDNAIKESSYRIAAALANNGFKLPGKKITINLAPADLRKEGSAYDLPISLAILAASQQITISDFKEYLILGELSLDGSVLPIKGALPIAIQAKKDGFTKLIIPHANANEAAIVDGIAVYGVKNLNEVLEVISDSGKILPVQLNTRQLFFDAYHQSEFDFADVKGQESVKRAIEIAAAGGHNIILVGPPGSGKTMLAKRIASILPPMSLHEALETTKIHSVIGKVNAVGLISQRPFRSPHHTCSSVALVGGGGYPQPGELSLAHNGVLFLDELPEFKREVLEVMRQPLEDREVTIARAKYTVTYPSSVMLIASMNPSPSGFFLDENAPLQAVNEMRKYLAKISGPLLDRIDLHIEVNPVQFEQLSSAEKGECSESIRKRVIAARNIQLERYKAHEQIFYNAQMQTNLLEQYCKLDAKSLTLLKKAMDRLNLSARAYDRILKVARTIADLEAEACILPQHIAEAIQYRSLDREGWLA from the coding sequence ATGCTAATAAAAGTTTATAGTAGTGCTGTATTTGGTATTGATGCACAATTAATCATCATAGAAGTTTTTATAGATAAAGGCATTGGGTACCATTTGGTTGGTTTGCCTGATAATGCGATTAAGGAAAGCTCTTACCGAATTGCTGCCGCATTAGCAAATAATGGATTTAAACTTCCAGGAAAAAAAATTACCATAAACTTAGCGCCTGCCGATTTACGTAAAGAAGGTTCTGCTTACGATTTGCCAATAAGCCTTGCAATTTTGGCCGCTTCACAGCAAATTACTATTTCTGATTTTAAAGAATATCTTATTCTAGGAGAACTTTCGTTAGATGGTTCTGTTTTACCCATAAAAGGTGCTTTACCTATAGCCATTCAGGCAAAAAAAGATGGTTTTACTAAACTAATTATTCCTCATGCTAATGCCAATGAAGCGGCTATTGTAGATGGTATTGCTGTTTATGGAGTTAAAAACCTGAATGAAGTTTTAGAGGTTATATCTGATTCTGGTAAAATTCTTCCTGTGCAATTAAATACACGTCAATTATTTTTTGATGCTTATCACCAATCAGAATTTGATTTTGCAGATGTAAAAGGGCAGGAATCTGTTAAACGTGCGATAGAAATTGCCGCCGCAGGCGGACATAATATAATTTTGGTTGGCCCGCCTGGTTCCGGAAAAACGATGTTAGCCAAACGCATCGCTAGTATTTTACCACCTATGAGCTTGCATGAAGCTTTAGAAACTACCAAAATACATAGCGTAATTGGTAAGGTAAATGCCGTTGGGCTTATTTCACAACGTCCATTTCGTTCCCCACATCATACGTGTAGTTCGGTTGCGCTGGTCGGCGGAGGTGGATATCCACAGCCCGGAGAATTATCATTAGCGCATAATGGTGTTTTGTTTTTAGATGAATTGCCCGAATTTAAACGCGAAGTTTTAGAAGTGATGCGTCAGCCATTAGAAGATCGAGAAGTTACTATTGCACGCGCTAAATATACCGTAACTTATCCATCGTCGGTTATGCTAATTGCTAGTATGAATCCCAGTCCTTCAGGATTTTTCTTAGATGAGAATGCTCCGTTACAAGCCGTAAACGAAATGCGTAAATATTTAGCAAAAATATCGGGTCCGTTGTTAGACAGAATTGATTTGCATATTGAAGTTAATCCGGTGCAATTTGAGCAGCTTTCTAGTGCTGAAAAAGGAGAATGTTCAGAATCGATTAGAAAACGTGTTATAGCAGCTAGAAACATACAATTGGAGCGTTATAAAGCACACGAACAAATTTTTTACAATGCACAAATGCAAACCAACTTGTTAGAGCAGTATTGTAAATTAGATGCAAAAAGTTTAACCTTATTAAAAAAAGCGATGGATCGATTAAATTTATCAGCTCGCGCTTACGACAGAATTTTAAAGGTTGCCAGAACCATTGCTGATTTAGAAGCTGAAGCTTGTATTTTACCACAACATATCGCAGAAGCCATTCAATACCGAAGTTTAGATCGTGAAGGTTGGTTAGCATAA
- a CDS encoding geranylgeranylglycerol-phosphate geranylgeranyltransferase, whose amino-acid sequence MKYLNLIRYKNLAIVALMQAVFHFVFIKNQTDYVALSNLQFVVLILATLCIAAGGYIINDIEDQQTDAINKPYKKYVGTSISENIAFYLYVSFTIVGVALGYYLANLIGKNSFVGFFIITSMLLYLYATWLKGIPVIGNLLVAFLLALSVLIIGFFDILPATYSGNYQQQRYLFSVIIDFAVFAFIINFIREVLKDIEDVNGDYNAGIKTLPVILGISRTAKILAFVTGLAILILLYYVLLNFSAVPLVLAYALLFLLAPFIYFFIKLNQAKKTSDFSTLSRVLKLIMLFGILALVVIQLNFHFNAQ is encoded by the coding sequence ATGAAATATTTAAATTTAATTCGATATAAAAACTTAGCTATAGTTGCCTTAATGCAAGCTGTATTTCACTTTGTTTTTATTAAAAACCAAACCGATTATGTTGCGCTAAGCAATTTGCAATTTGTGGTACTAATATTAGCTACCTTATGCATTGCTGCCGGTGGTTATATAATTAATGATATTGAAGATCAGCAAACCGATGCAATTAACAAGCCTTATAAAAAATATGTTGGCACTTCAATTTCAGAAAATATCGCTTTTTATTTATATGTTTCGTTTACCATTGTAGGTGTTGCATTAGGGTATTATTTAGCAAATTTAATTGGCAAAAATTCATTTGTTGGTTTTTTTATTATTACCAGCATGCTGTTGTATTTGTATGCAACTTGGCTTAAAGGCATTCCGGTTATAGGCAATTTGCTAGTTGCTTTTTTATTAGCTTTAAGCGTGCTAATTATCGGCTTTTTTGATATTTTACCTGCTACCTATTCTGGGAATTACCAACAACAACGGTATTTGTTTTCGGTTATAATAGATTTTGCTGTTTTTGCATTTATTATCAATTTTATTCGAGAAGTATTAAAAGATATTGAAGATGTAAATGGCGATTATAATGCAGGTATAAAAACATTACCGGTTATTTTAGGCATTTCGCGTACAGCAAAAATTCTTGCTTTTGTTACCGGATTAGCCATTTTAATTTTACTTTATTATGTGTTGCTAAACTTTTCGGCGGTTCCGTTAGTTTTGGCTTATGCCCTACTATTTTTGCTAGCACCCTTTATTTATTTTTTCATCAAACTCAATCAAGCAAAAAAAACAAGTGATTTTAGTACATTAAGCCGTGTTTTAAAACTTATTATGCTGTTTGGTATTTTAGCATTGGTTGTTATTCAATTAAATTTTCATTTTAATGCCCAATAA
- a CDS encoding M14 family metallopeptidase — protein MEFTALYNQFNCEALSGRYITNNHIEPLLHNLPIAFKVEQIGHSENNLPIQQVTFGTGKIKILMWSQMHGNESTTTKALFDLFNFLGSDNELAKKIATTCTLQIIPILNPDGALAYTRVNANAVDLNRDSVDLSQKESTLLRNQIDTFVPDFCLNLHDQRTIFGTTGHKLPATVSFLAPSYDEDRNINAVRETAMQLIAAMNNVLQNYIPNQIGRFDDGFNVNCIGDMCTSLGIPTILFEAGHYPDDYEREETRKYIFISYLAFFQSLLENTYNHQKIENYLEIPENTKSFFDVLFVNFELNVDNLKKTFKFAVQYEEVLVNNRIEFVAKISQIDNLDQSYGHLEYDLLGVETSDFELNKFHVGQLADFKINEKLKLVNGLLIKQ, from the coding sequence ATGGAATTTACAGCTTTATACAATCAATTTAATTGTGAGGCATTATCGGGCCGTTACATTACAAATAATCATATAGAACCTTTATTGCATAATTTACCCATTGCTTTTAAGGTTGAACAAATTGGACATTCAGAAAACAACCTTCCCATTCAACAAGTAACATTTGGAACCGGAAAAATTAAAATATTAATGTGGTCGCAAATGCACGGTAACGAATCTACCACCACAAAAGCTTTGTTTGATTTGTTTAATTTTTTAGGTTCTGATAATGAGTTAGCAAAAAAAATAGCAACAACGTGTACGTTACAAATTATTCCAATTTTAAATCCGGATGGTGCTTTAGCTTATACGCGTGTAAATGCTAATGCAGTTGATTTAAATCGCGATTCAGTTGATTTATCTCAAAAAGAAAGCACCTTGTTACGCAATCAAATTGATACATTTGTACCAGATTTTTGTTTAAACCTGCACGATCAACGTACTATTTTTGGTACAACCGGGCATAAATTGCCAGCAACGGTTTCTTTTTTAGCACCTTCTTATGATGAAGATCGAAACATAAATGCAGTTCGTGAAACAGCTATGCAACTAATAGCGGCTATGAATAATGTTTTGCAAAATTATATTCCGAATCAAATCGGTCGTTTTGACGATGGATTTAATGTAAACTGTATTGGTGATATGTGTACCAGTTTAGGTATTCCAACCATTTTGTTTGAGGCCGGGCATTATCCGGATGATTACGAAAGAGAAGAAACTCGAAAATATATTTTTATTAGTTATTTGGCGTTTTTTCAATCATTATTAGAAAATACATATAATCATCAAAAAATAGAGAATTATTTGGAAATACCTGAGAATACTAAGAGCTTTTTCGATGTTTTGTTTGTTAATTTTGAATTAAATGTAGATAATTTGAAAAAAACATTTAAATTTGCAGTACAATATGAAGAAGTTTTGGTTAACAATCGTATAGAATTTGTGGCAAAAATATCTCAAATTGATAATTTAGATCAATCTTACGGTCATTTGGAATACGATTTATTAGGAGTGGAAACTTCTGATTTTGAATTAAATAAATTTCACGTTGGGCAATTGGCCGACTTCAAAATAAACGAAAAATTAAAACTAGTTAATGGTTTGCTAATAAAACAATAA
- a CDS encoding SDR family oxidoreductase produces MQKVILITGGSSGIGKSIGEYLQKQGYIVYGTSRTPEKITNSLIPLVALDVRDVVSIKQCINQVIEKEGRLDVLINNAGVGITGPLEEIPMEEIKNNFETNLFGPIETMRAVLPQMRKQKSGLIINITSIAGYMGLPFRSVYSSSKGALELITESLRMEVKQFGIEVTNVAPGDFATDIASRRFHAPVLLNSPYKKVYGQQLATINEHVSGGSDPIEMAQGIAKIIKNGNPNVHYKIGAFMQKFSIVLKRILPDKMYEKMLMNHYKL; encoded by the coding sequence ATGCAAAAAGTTATTTTAATTACCGGAGGTTCATCGGGTATTGGAAAATCAATTGGAGAATATTTACAAAAACAAGGTTATATTGTTTATGGTACGAGCCGTACTCCGGAAAAAATTACCAATAGCTTGATTCCTTTAGTTGCTTTAGATGTTCGTGATGTAGTTTCTATTAAGCAATGCATCAACCAAGTAATAGAAAAAGAAGGAAGATTAGATGTTTTAATTAACAATGCTGGCGTTGGAATTACTGGTCCGTTAGAAGAAATTCCGATGGAGGAAATTAAAAACAACTTTGAAACCAATTTATTTGGCCCTATTGAAACCATGCGTGCGGTTTTACCACAAATGCGTAAACAAAAATCAGGATTAATAATAAACATAACTTCTATTGCAGGATATATGGGCTTGCCTTTCCGCAGCGTTTATTCATCTAGCAAAGGTGCTTTAGAATTAATTACCGAATCGTTGCGTATGGAAGTAAAACAATTTGGAATTGAGGTTACCAATGTTGCTCCTGGCGATTTTGCTACTGATATTGCATCCAGACGTTTTCATGCCCCCGTACTTTTAAATTCGCCTTACAAAAAAGTTTACGGCCAACAGCTAGCTACAATTAACGAGCATGTTTCTGGTGGAAGCGATCCGATAGAAATGGCTCAAGGCATAGCAAAAATTATAAAAAACGGCAACCCTAATGTACATTACAAAATAGGTGCTTTTATGCAAAAATTTTCTATTGTATTAAAACGCATTTTACCAGATAAAATGTACGAAAAAATGTTAATGAATCATTATAAACTTTAA